In Thermodesulforhabdus norvegica, a single window of DNA contains:
- the pgeF gene encoding peptidoglycan editing factor PgeF has product MKYPVERNPFGFTLSSSSSKGSPEDKELENPSAYLSSLNPYKKTPLIRNGSVVLIKSAILSRIPGLVHAFFTRHGGVSPPPFDSLNVVQSVGDSRENVEKNISRIAGFLGVRKIFWCNQTHGASVVCLKSGYDFRPVEADAIVTDLQDIGLMIKTADCQAVLIGDPTRKVIAAVHCGWRGSVANILGRVVKIMQEAYHCEPSDLVASIGPSLGPCCAEFVNYKSELPEYFWSFRVAPNYFDFWAISRKQLMDAGLVPEHIEITGWCTKCHPELFFSYRRRKRSGRMASVIGLKE; this is encoded by the coding sequence ATGAAATACCCTGTGGAAAGAAATCCTTTTGGATTTACTCTTTCAAGCTCCTCCTCAAAGGGGTCTCCGGAAGATAAAGAACTCGAGAACCCTTCCGCTTACCTCTCCTCCTTAAATCCTTATAAAAAGACTCCTCTCATCCGCAACGGTTCCGTTGTTTTAATCAAGTCGGCCATTCTGAGTCGCATACCCGGACTGGTTCATGCTTTCTTTACACGGCATGGTGGGGTAAGTCCTCCTCCTTTTGACTCCCTCAATGTGGTTCAATCGGTAGGAGACAGCCGCGAAAACGTCGAAAAAAACATCTCAAGGATTGCCGGTTTTCTGGGTGTCAGGAAGATCTTCTGGTGCAACCAGACCCACGGAGCGAGCGTTGTTTGTTTAAAGTCCGGATACGACTTCAGGCCGGTAGAAGCCGACGCCATAGTAACGGACCTTCAGGACATTGGTCTCATGATCAAGACCGCGGACTGCCAGGCCGTCCTCATCGGCGATCCCACCAGGAAGGTCATCGCTGCCGTTCACTGCGGATGGCGAGGTAGCGTCGCAAACATTTTGGGGCGCGTTGTAAAGATCATGCAGGAAGCCTATCATTGCGAACCCTCAGATCTGGTCGCATCAATCGGTCCCTCTCTTGGTCCCTGCTGTGCCGAGTTTGTTAACTACAAAAGCGAACTACCGGAGTATTTCTGGTCCTTTCGTGTCGCCCCAAATTACTTTGATTTCTGGGCCATAAGCCGTAAACAGTTGATGGATGCCGGTCTGGTCCCTGAACACATTGAAATTACGGGCTGGTGTACAAAATGCCATCCGGAACTGTTCTTTTCTTATCGACGCAGGAAGCGAAGTGGCAGGATGGCCTCTGTCATAGGCCTTAAGGAATAA
- a CDS encoding dihydroorotate dehydrogenase electron transfer subunit, protein MKKHMEDAIILENVRLNPTTCRMILQAPAVAREARPGQFVMVRVDSSFDPFLRRPFSFFRIDRNEGIIELVYRIVGKGTKIMSTKQKGETVNIVGPMGNGFRPPPEDAASVWFVAGGIGMAALVACMEDIRLRRPRSRRVLFYGAKTHSEFIPKIYFSSLCHEVHYSTDDGSAGFCGTVLDCMKSVTGANSLPSYLYACGPPSMLKHTANWVIENKIPAQFCLESVMGCGMGACLGCALPGQVDYGHGKTRFVHVCFEGPVFYPEQIRWEEL, encoded by the coding sequence ATGAAGAAACACATGGAAGACGCAATAATTCTTGAGAACGTGAGGCTTAACCCCACAACCTGTAGAATGATTCTTCAGGCTCCGGCCGTTGCGCGGGAAGCCCGCCCGGGACAATTTGTTATGGTCAGGGTTGACTCTTCCTTCGATCCCTTCCTCAGGCGGCCTTTTTCATTCTTCAGGATAGATCGCAATGAAGGCATAATAGAGCTCGTTTACCGTATTGTTGGCAAGGGTACGAAAATAATGAGCACCAAACAAAAAGGCGAAACCGTGAATATTGTTGGACCGATGGGTAACGGATTTCGTCCACCTCCTGAAGATGCCGCCAGTGTTTGGTTCGTAGCCGGCGGGATTGGCATGGCCGCCCTCGTGGCCTGCATGGAAGACATCAGATTAAGGAGGCCCAGAAGCCGTCGGGTACTTTTTTACGGAGCAAAAACGCACTCTGAGTTCATCCCGAAGATATACTTCTCTTCCCTGTGCCACGAAGTGCATTATTCCACCGATGACGGATCGGCAGGGTTCTGCGGAACCGTGCTGGATTGTATGAAATCGGTCACAGGTGCTAACTCCTTGCCCTCTTATCTTTACGCCTGTGGCCCTCCTTCGATGCTCAAACACACGGCAAATTGGGTCATTGAAAACAAGATTCCTGCCCAGTTCTGTCTTGAATCGGTTATGGGCTGCGGTATGGGAGCATGTCTGGGTTGTGCTCTGCCGGGACAGGTAGATTACGGACACGGCAAGACCCGATTCGTCCACGTCTGTTTTGAAGGCCCCGTATTTTATCCTGAACAGATAAGGTGGGAAGAGCTATGA
- a CDS encoding dihydroorotate dehydrogenase gives MKKSVDLSVTVGPIRLQNPVMVASGTFGYGREFADFVPLEKLGAVIVKGISLTPRPGNPPPRIVETTAGLINSIGLENVGVEVFLKEKLPYLQKRSVPVIVNIFGERVEEYRELAEILDNQEGIIALEVNISCPNVSAGGLHFGADPESAAKVIETVKENTSLPVMVKLSPQVTSIALIARAVEEAGADIISCINTIPAMAVDIYTRKPRLGNVVGGLSGPAIKPIALRCVFEVVRAVKIPVVGVGGIATPEDALEFLLVGARAVQVGSVNFTNPRASLEIIEGIARFLSENNFATIEEYIGTLQLSEGDPTIQTVR, from the coding sequence ATGAAAAAAAGCGTAGATCTCTCCGTGACAGTCGGCCCAATCAGGCTTCAAAATCCCGTCATGGTTGCATCGGGCACTTTCGGTTACGGTCGTGAATTCGCCGACTTCGTGCCCCTGGAAAAACTCGGCGCCGTCATAGTTAAAGGAATTTCCCTGACGCCCAGACCCGGTAACCCACCACCACGAATCGTCGAAACTACCGCAGGACTTATCAACAGCATAGGCCTGGAAAACGTCGGTGTGGAAGTTTTTCTAAAGGAAAAACTGCCTTATCTTCAAAAACGCTCTGTTCCGGTTATCGTCAACATCTTCGGAGAAAGGGTGGAAGAGTATCGTGAACTGGCAGAGATATTGGACAATCAGGAGGGCATAATTGCCCTGGAAGTAAACATAAGCTGTCCCAACGTCTCGGCAGGAGGTCTTCACTTCGGAGCCGATCCCGAATCCGCAGCGAAGGTGATCGAGACCGTAAAGGAGAACACCTCTCTTCCCGTCATGGTCAAGCTCTCACCTCAGGTAACTTCAATTGCCCTGATAGCCAGGGCCGTTGAAGAAGCAGGAGCAGACATCATTTCGTGCATAAACACGATCCCGGCAATGGCCGTAGACATTTACACAAGGAAGCCCCGGCTGGGAAACGTAGTGGGAGGGCTCTCGGGACCTGCCATAAAACCCATTGCCCTCAGGTGCGTTTTCGAAGTGGTCAGAGCCGTTAAGATACCGGTCGTCGGGGTCGGGGGCATAGCAACTCCGGAAGATGCTCTGGAGTTCTTGCTGGTTGGAGCCCGAGCCGTACAGGTGGGTTCCGTAAATTTTACCAATCCCCGGGCATCACTGGAGATAATAGAGGGCATCGCCCGATTCCTTTCGGAAAATAACTTCGCAACCATAGAAGAATACATAGGAACGCTTCAACTGTCAGAAGGAGATCCGACGATCCAGACGGTTCGATAG
- a CDS encoding universal stress protein → MSKCANLLVALDGSEASFEAVRYVAMLLHPDSWNIHLTHIWDPVPEGFWDFEINPLGRARTAAFSAWQARVRKNIDEFMERSRSYLVEKGFPPERVCIRIQVKEHTGGVERDLAALARDGSHCAVVVGRRGLSNISDQVIGTVTQRLLGLLSNVPLWVVGRSDNADRLLVGVDLSEGAMRAVEHVAQAFSYGFSPGSICLFHAIRGIAPERTRVARAFAPVETHVPTDKMIDEIRELKDKIGAVFDRARAVLESAGIPSNIVTTKVVCGVSSRSLAIVDYARHQNFGTVVVGRRGLSRFKEFFMGRVSTKVISMVHYRTVWIVGSPSDS, encoded by the coding sequence ATGAGTAAGTGTGCAAACCTCCTTGTAGCCCTTGATGGGTCGGAGGCTTCTTTTGAGGCCGTTCGTTATGTAGCCATGCTTTTGCATCCCGATAGCTGGAATATACATCTAACCCACATATGGGATCCCGTGCCTGAAGGCTTCTGGGACTTTGAGATAAATCCCCTGGGGCGTGCAAGAACCGCGGCTTTTTCTGCGTGGCAGGCTAGAGTTAGAAAAAACATTGATGAGTTTATGGAAAGATCCAGAAGCTATCTTGTGGAAAAGGGCTTTCCACCAGAACGCGTCTGCATCAGGATACAGGTCAAGGAGCATACGGGTGGAGTGGAGCGTGATCTGGCGGCGCTGGCTCGTGACGGGTCACACTGCGCCGTGGTTGTTGGCCGTCGGGGTTTAAGCAACATTTCCGACCAGGTCATCGGTACCGTTACGCAGAGGCTCTTAGGACTACTTTCAAATGTACCTCTCTGGGTCGTAGGTCGTAGTGACAATGCGGACAGATTACTTGTAGGCGTTGATCTTTCAGAGGGGGCCATGAGAGCCGTAGAACATGTTGCTCAGGCTTTTTCTTATGGGTTCTCTCCCGGGTCTATTTGTCTCTTCCATGCAATTCGCGGCATTGCTCCTGAAAGAACCAGGGTTGCCCGGGCTTTCGCACCCGTTGAAACCCATGTTCCCACCGACAAGATGATTGATGAAATCAGAGAGCTTAAGGACAAAATCGGGGCTGTTTTCGACAGGGCTCGGGCCGTTCTTGAATCTGCCGGTATTCCTTCAAACATAGTTACCACGAAGGTCGTTTGCGGAGTATCGAGCCGATCTCTTGCCATAGTGGACTACGCACGCCACCAGAACTTCGGAACGGTGGTGGTCGGTCGGCGTGGTCTTTCCCGGTTTAAAGAGTTTTTCATGGGTCGTGTAAGCACCAAGGTTATCAGTATGGTTCACTATCGAACCGTCTGGATCGTCGGATCTCCTTCTGACAGTTGA